Within Azoarcus sp. DD4, the genomic segment ATTGCTTGGTCTCACCCTCGCCGCCCCCGCCATCGGCAGCCGCGGCGAACAGTATCCGCTGATCGTCACCCCGGTGCAGACCGGCAGCGGCCATGAAGAGGCCGAACAGATCCGCGTCGGCATCTTCGCCACCAACGGCCAGCGCCTGGTCCAGGCGCAGGTTCACGGCCGCAGCCGCGTCGGCGCCCTGCCGGCCGGCGAATACACCGTCCAGGTGAGCAGCGCGACCGGCTCCAGCACGCATCAGGTCAAGCTCGGCCCGGGTGAGCCCGGCATCGTACGCTACGGCGGCCCCCACGCCTGAGTCAGCGGCGGGCAGCCGCGGCGGCACCCATCGGCGCCGGCGCGGCCTTGCCTTGCGGGCTTACTCGGCGTCGGGCTGGTTGGCCGGCGCCGCGAGGCGGAAGGCTTCGAGCGCCTCGCAACGCTCGGAAATACGCAGCACGGTCGGCATCGCGTCGAGATTGCAGTCGAGGCGCCGCGCGTTGAAGATCTGCGGCACCAGACAGCAGTCGGCCAGCGTCGGCGTATCGCCGTGGCAGAAGGCGCCGGTGCGGGCATCACCGGCCAGCATGGCTTCGACCGCGGCGAGGCCGGTTTCGACCCAGTGGCGATACCAGGCGTTGCGGCGTGCCTCGTCGATGCCCAGCTGGCGGCTGAGGTATTGCAGCACCCGCAGGTTGTTGAGCGGATGAATGTCGCAGGCGATGCTCTGCGCAATGGCACGGATGCGTGCGCGGTCGGTCGGCGCGCCCGGCAGCAGCGGCGGCTCCGGATGCGTTTCGTCGATGTATTCGATGATGGCCATCGACTGGGTCAGCACGCGGCCGTCTTCGGCCAGCGCCGGCACCAGGGCGGCCGGGTTCACCGCCAGGTAACCCTCCTGGCG encodes:
- the maiA gene encoding maleylacetoacetate isomerase; protein product: MKLYTYFRSSAAFRVRIALNLKGIAYDAVPVHLVRDGGEQRQEGYLAVNPAALVPALAEDGRVLTQSMAIIEYIDETHPEPPLLPGAPTDRARIRAIAQSIACDIHPLNNLRVLQYLSRQLGIDEARRNAWYRHWVETGLAAVEAMLAGDARTGAFCHGDTPTLADCCLVPQIFNARRLDCNLDAMPTVLRISERCEALEAFRLAAPANQPDAE